CCGACCGGGCTGAGGCGTCCGCGTCACCAagcggtgactcaccgggcggtgactcaccgggcggtgactcaccgggcgccgacgacgacgagatggaggtgtcgtcgtcgtcgagttcGCACCAGTTTTCGCGAAAGATCGCGGACGGATGGGAGAAGGACGCCCCGAAGGGCGCGTGGGGTCCCCGCGCGTGGAAACCCAAAAACGAGCGAGAGGtggcgtccagcgcgggtGTCTCGCCCTCTCCCTCTGCGCAGAACCTGCGAGCGGGGATGAGCCAGGGCCGatccgcggacgtcgtgaTTCGTAAGTCTCTgctcgagggcgcgacggacggcgggcggctcggtTCTCGCGCGATCCGGCGCGGGTTCCTGATGCAGAGAAACGCCAATCACAGGTTCAGCGGTTGGACGCGGCGTTACTTTGTGCTCGACAGCCTCGGGCAACTCGTGGCGCACACGCCCATCGAACCGAGGTGGAAACGGCCGGGCGGTAAGAAGAACGAGTCGGGCGCCGatgagggcggcgacgacggagctggcgagggcggtcACCACGGGTTGGTGGGCACCGCGGTGAAGGGAATCGCCGGGGGCATCGGAGCAGTGTGGCACGCGGTGAGACaaaacgccgcgcccgagcccgagacgTCCAACGCCCAATCtcccgccgaggccgtcgtcAACCTACGCCTGTCCTGCGTGaaacccggcgcggacgagggcgataAGAGCGTCGCGGGACGTCCGCACTGTTTCAGGATCATATCCCCGTCGCACACGCTGTTGATGCAGGCcgagtcggaggaggagatgaaCGCGTGGCTAAGGGACTTGCAGGGGGTCATAGCGGAGCTCATATCCATGAACACACCGGGCGACACGCCGCAGAACACGCCCGGCGGcagacgaggcggcgacgcggataACGGCGAGCCCGGGACCTCAGCCGGGTCCTCATCCGCGACGGGGATCGACGCGAGGACGGAGCTGGCGTCGGTGGCTGGCAACGATCGATGCGCGGATTGCGGCGAGCCGCACCCGGATTGGGCGTCGCTCAACCTCTGCGTCGTGATATGCCAGAGGTGCGCGGGGATACACCGGcacctcggcgcgcacgtctCCAAGGTCAGATCGTTGGCGTTGGACAGGgacgcgtggacgtcgcccgTGCTGGAGCTGTTCAAATCCGTCGGCAACGACGTGGCAAACGGGGTGTACGaagccgcgaggaggcgcgtgtcgaagaagaagacgacggagaagaagaaggacggggatgaggacgaggaggatgacgacgacgacgcctggCTCGAGTCGGGCTCCGAGTCTGGGGATGTGACGTCGTCGTTTccaccgcccgtcgccgcggggtgcgacgccgtcgaggacgcgctcgacgccatcagGGCCAAGTACGTCGATCGCGCACACGTCGACCGCGAGGAGCCTTTACACGAGCCCGGGTGCatggccacctccgcgggggcgctcgACGTTCCCGCGGTGCTCCGCGGCCTGGCGTGCGTCGGGCCCGGTGCCAacgcggagaagggcgaggcgctggtcgcggcggcgcgacggggcgaggcgggggcggcggtggtcggGTTGTTGCTCGCCAACGGCGCGAGAgtggacggcgggggcgagggcgtcgcggagggcgaggtgctcccggtggtgctcgccgcgctcaaggcgggGTGTGACATCGAGGGGCCGGTCATGGGTCTGCTGaggaacgccgcgggggtgcaaGGGACGCTGTTCAACGTCCCGCCCTCCTGGTAACTTTTAAAAGGTATTAGTTCGACACGCGGGGGTACATCGCGGTTGACACCGTCGGGGAGAAGTTCGACAGCGAGGAGGAACGGAGACGGCGAGAGGAGGAGTTCCTGGCGAGGTACCGCGGGAAGTGAGggacggcgctggcgagctGGAGGATGGGCATTCATCAAGACTCTCATTAATTCGCGGCGCgacactccttgcacgtagagcggcgacgaccgtgctcgcagatttgagacccaccgcactccttgcatctgtcgcgccgacgaccgtgctcgcagatttgagacccaccgcactccttgcaccgagagcgctgacgaccgtgctcgcagatggagcccccaccgcactgCTTGCACCTAGAGCGttcacgaccgtgctcgcagattcctGACCCGCCGCAATCCTTACACctagagcgccgacgaccgtgctcgcagatttgagacccaccgcactccttgcaccgagagcgctgacgaccgtgctcgcagatggagcccccaccgcactgCTTGCACCTAGAGCGttcacgaccgtgctcgcagattcctGACCCGCCGCAATCCTTACACctagagcgccgacgaccgtgctcgcagatttgagacccaccgcactccttgcactcagagcgccgacgaccgtgctcgcagatggagcccccaccgcactccttgcactcagagcgctgacggccgtgctGGCAGATTGatgacccgccgcactccttgcagtaagAGCGTACACGACTGTGcacgcagattgatgcaccaccgcactccttgcatctgtcgcgccgacgaccgtgctcgcagatggagcccccaccgcacgcTTTGCACAgtgagcggcgacgaccgtgctcgcagatttgagacccaccgcactccttgcacacACTGCGCTTCTTCCCGTGGggacaagcgctgcacaccttgcagTTCGACCGgtacttcaccccgtgctcgcatggccccttcGTGGGAGGTGCcctcttccgcttcgtccccttgctcgacgcgtcctccgtcACCCCAACCTGGACGTCCACATCCAGGAGCACCCTGCCCACGTTCGGCCTCCAAATCGCTGGcatccacccccgcgccccgtccaaGTGCCCCGCCGGTCGACGCCCGTTTGGAAACAAAGAGGCAGTATTTCCTCTCAACAGCAGAAACTGAAGCGCGCCATGCAGCTCGCTCTTGATGTTATCCggagccgcagccgcggctgCCCGTCACTCGCAcggcgcgagaggcgcgGGTGATCCGAGATGCGCGgctccacgcgcgccgcgagtaCGCCCGTgatggcgcgcgccccgctcgtcgcgtcgcgtcgccgcgcgtcgaccttcgcgagcgcatcgcgtcgcgggtgccgagTCACACCATCCGCGAACGCCACGTCGCTCGGGTTGGACCTCGAAGCTCCGGGGTGGAGCGGCGGGTACGGCACCGGCGGGAAGGTCtggagctccgccgcggtcctcaCGCGGTGGCTCGGCGCCAACGCGCCTGCCTTGGgcctcgagggcgcgtccgtgctcgagctcgggagtggcaccggcgcggtgggtctcgccgcagccgcgatgggcgcgacgcgcgtggtgcTCACCGACGGCGGTTCCGAATCGCTGCtcaagctcgccaaggacaacgccgcgcgcaaccGCGCTCCGGGAGGCGCCATCGACCCGTCTTGCGacatccgcgtcgcgcggtaCAGGTGGGGCGACGGGAAgttgcccgccgccgtcgccgacgcggcgccgttcgacctcgtcgtcggttcgGATTGCACGTACAGCGTAGGCGGTCACGGCCCCTTGTGCGACGTCATCCGCGAggtgctcaccgccgccgccgacgacgccgccaggGTGGTGTTGGGACACCAGCACAggtgcggcgcggcgatgctcgcgggaAGGGGATCCGCCGGCTGGGGCGTGGACCCGCACCTCGACATGTTcgcgaagacggcggcggccaaggggctcgtcgtcgaagaggTGCACCGCGAGAGCCTCGCGTGGCACGGGCTCCGCAACGTCAGCATCGTCTCCGTGGAACTCAAGAAACAACTCGCGCCCTCGAAGACGAACgcgaccggcgacgtcggtaACGCGGGGACtaacggcgccgtcgccgccgccgcggcgttaGCGGTGACTCTGTCCTCGCTggcgctcccggcggcggcgagacagTACAGCGACTACGACCCCAAGCAGTTTGATGAATTTCTACCCGGGATCAACTCCGTCGAGCTCAGCTTGGCGCAGCCCAACGTGTGCAGCAAAGACGCGTTCAAGGCGATGGACAGGGCGCGGGATATGTACGAGATCGGTcagctggacgaggcggagaaggcgctgtCCTCGGTGTTGAACGGAACGTGCGGAGGTCCGAACCCGACGGATGCGGATAAAGTCGCCACGGCTGCGACGTGGAAGCTGCTGGGCGACGTGAGGGTGGACGCGTACAGGTGgaacgacgccatcgacgcgtacAACTCCTCGCTGAAGGTTTCGCCCGCGggaacgtccgcgccgggtgCGCTCTTCGGGAGGGCCAACGCCAAAGAGGGTCTTAAAGActacgccggcgccgtggaaGATTACGGTAAGTGCCTGGAGCTGAGGCCGAACGGTCCAGACGCGGCGACTCCCAGGTTCGAGAGGGCACAGGCGCTCAAGCAGCTGGGAAGGTGGGAAGAGGCTATCGGCGAttacgacgccgccgcggacgcgttcaccgcgaaCAGGCAGAAACGTGAAGCCAAGATTGCGGAGGCGCAAGCCGCGTTCGCGAAATTCGAGTCTGGCGAcgtgccgagcgcgacggcccgACTGGAGACGCTGGCGCGGCAGCTGTACTCGAGCGACGTCcgagcggcgctcgcggcgacgtactggcgcgcgggggacgcggcgaaaGCCGAGGACACCTGGCTGGATTTATGCCAGATTGAGGACGCACAGTGTGGGAAGTACACGGATAAGGAGTGGCTCACGTCGTACAGGAAGTGGACCCCagggctcgccgacgccatgcAGGATTTCCTCAAGCTGAGGTCTTAATCTTAGTCCCTAAAGTCGTATCGATCTACTAGTAGCTATCGCGGtcactcgtcgtcgtcgtcgtcgtcgtcgtcgtcgtcgtcctcgccggagAGCTCGAACACCAGCTCGCGGCCCGTGCGCAAGTCGTAAACCTCCAGGCACGCTCGCTCCTCCAACACCGTCCTCACCACGTCCAGGCTCACGTACAccgccgaagccggcggcggaacACCCGCGGCTTTCTTCGCGTCTCTGTTGACCCCGTCACCGCTCAACCCCACACGCTCGTACGCGGAAGAtaccgcggcggtgagcgccggtCCCGTCAGGTGCGTCGTCTTGAGCCAGCCCACCGGTCCTATCAAGCCGCTCCTCGCGACCTTCGTTTCTTCGGAGCGAAGCCACGCGACGAGCGCTTCAGGCTCGCCCTCCCACGGCTGCACGAAcccgaccctcgcgcgccacccgcccacgccggagCTGCCCTCGTGCTCTATCTCGGACCACGTCCCGAACACCACCCCGAGCGAAGACCTGGCGTCGGCGTAAGGTCGCATGCACCCGGAAGTTTCCACGTCCGTCGCGGAAAACGCCCTCAGCGCATCCGCCGGAAAGatcaccgcgtccaccctcggcgtcgccctggccgccgcgtccgcgtcggcgacacGCGTCCGCTCAGCCCTCACGGCGTCCATCTCcttcagcgcgtcgagcgccaccgcgcagtcctccgcgaacgccccctcgtcgtcctcccagAGCGACCACCCGGATgtgtccgtcgcggccatcgcctcgcggagctcggccatctccgcggccatctcctcgcgaccctcgcgctcgtccggctcggcgtcggcggcgggaggagatGGCCGCAGTGAGGAGGCCCACGCCGGGTCGGGGTCGAACCCCGGCGGTGGGGCGTCGCATCCGACGTTGAGAGCcctgagctcgtcggcggcgtaccTACGCGGCGCGACCCCCCCTTCGTGAGGAATCGCCAAACGCTCCTCTGGAATCACCAaacgctcctcctcctcctcctcctcctcctcctcctcctccttcttctccttgacgagcgcggttTCGGCCGCGTGCTCGGGTTCCTTCGCGGGCGTCTcctcgtgggcggcgggcggcgttGCCTCGCGCATGGCGAGCTCCCGCAGGCGGCGTtgcacctccgccgccgctgccgcttttctcctcgccagcgcctcggcctcctcctcggataCGACCCTCTTCGTGGGCACGAGGGGAGCGTTGGCACCCATCTCGCGCATCTCATCCACGGTGTACATCGccggccgaggaggaggaggaggaggaggaggaggaggaggaggaggaggagcggggGCGCTCACCTCTTCGgtcgtctcctcctcggcggtgccCTCGTCCAGATCCTCCCCATCGGAGTCGGACGGTGGGCGCGCGTCTTCCTGGTCATCCACCGATACCTCGTCGTCCCACACGGGCGCATGCTCTTCGGAAGCTCCGGTGAAGGTCGAGGCGGGCGGATcttcgcgtcgggggcggctATGCCTTCgagccgggggcggcgaagggcgcggcggggaccacggcggctcggcgcgttgGTGGCGCCGGGTCTCCTCCCTCGGGGgcccctcgccgaggccccATCGCTCCCACAAACGGAGGAACGGGTAAGGTTGGCCGACGTCCAGGTGGTCGAGCACCAGGTATCGTTCGGCCACCCGCGAAGCCGCCATCTTCGCCGAACCCCGCCCCCGCAGAAGTGGCCCCATCCCGGTTGTCAAAGTCCATGCTGACACTCGGTCTGATTATTTTCTCTCCAGGCTGACATTAtctcgggcgcgcgcgccaggagCGCTCGGCCATGTTGCCGCTCTTCGACttcgccggcgagctcgagaccGAACCCTTCGTGTTTGAAGATGAGATCAAGAGCAACGAGTCGCTCTCGCTCGAGGCCCTGCGCACCGTCAGCACGTGAGtccgaccgcggcgttgtTGCCCGATGCGTCATCCGAGGTGCCGAACCGACGCTGACTTCGATGCCCTTTCCCCCACCCTCACAGCGCACGACGGGACATGCGCTCCACCAGGGGCGAGATCAGGGATCCCGCCAAGGCTTCCGagcgaacccgcgcgtgcgaggcATACGTCCCGCTCATCGAGAGCCTCTGCTCCAAGAAGGACAACCTGCAGATCTCGAACCGGTCCGGCGGTCTAAAATTTAAGTGGTCCAGCCCGctggagggcggcgacgtcatgTACAAGCTCAAGGGGTTggaccgcgcgctggagcagGAGCGCGGCATGGCCTGGATGCTTCTCGCCGCTCGCATcagggacgaggcggcgctcgcggtggaccagtgcccgcgagcgcccgtCGGACCCGAGagacacgacgacgacgacgcggaggcgacgggtcGTCGACACGGGGGAGGAGTAGAAACGCCCATCGGGGACAAGGGCGCAAAGCGACAAGGCGGGGAACCGGACACGCACACGCCTCGATCGCCGGGTCCCGTgttgggcgacgccgccccggcggtgGCCACCACGCTTCGAAGAGCCGCGGGGGTGTACAAGCACGCGTCAACGCAGGTTCTCCCGTccctcgtccccgagctggacgcggagaggCCGAACGAGCTGCTGCCGTCCATGGCCGAGTGCATGTACTGCGTgtgcctcgccgaggcgcaggcggcgacggcgagacgcgcggaggagcggggCACAAACGGGGATCTCGTCGCCAAgctccacctcggcgcgcacgaccTGTACAAGCGCGCGGATGCGATCCTCAACGAGAATATCCGAGACTTTAACCGCATAAGCCGCAAGCTGCAGGCGTACATcctgctcggcgcgagcgtccacagggcgagggcgtacaggtgcgccgcggaggaggcgttcgcggcgagcgacatCGGGGAGGCGATCGCCTGTTGCGACGCGGCCAACAAACACCTCGCGAGGGGccgggacgcggcgggcgaatCCGACCGGTGGcaagccgcggcgctggaggagagCGAGGCGCTGATGAACCTTCGGAAAAAGTACGTGACGGAGAACGAGGTGGTGTACTTCGAGAGGGTACCGGATAGGCCCGCGAAGAAGCTGCCGGAGGGCAAGGTGATCGTGTCGGAGATTGAGCACGTCCCGGtggtcgtcgaggcgctcggcgtggagTGAGGAGGAAGGAGGAtgtcgcgatcgacgcgttctGAAGCTACAACTTTTCCTACTATCAGCCAGCGAGCCCACGTCTACCGACTCACCGCTGCGCCACACACTCTAGACTACGCTAatacgccgtcgccgcggctgggtCTTTCCACCGCTCGAAACCCCCGAGCCTGAACCGTCCCGCGTACTCGTCCAGCAGCGAGTACGtgctccccggcgccgggttGTTTGGCACCTGGAACGTGCAAACTAACAGAGTCCGCCTCTTTGCCCCGTCGTTCGCCCCGCCCCTGTGGATGACCCGCGAGTCCATCAgcaggacgtcgccggcgcgcagcagcgccgggacgggcgcggggaaaccggcggcggtcagcgcgcggagcttccccgcctcgccgccgcccggtgagtcaccgcccggtgagtcaccgccgccgccgccgccgtttgACAACGCTCGGTGAGCTTCGGCGACGTTTGACCGCGCGCAAACCTCCGTCGGTCCCATCTCGGGCGTCACGTCCTGCgtggcgacgaacgcggtgATCAATCCGCagtgcgcgcgcgttcccgaCGTCTGCGTGTCCGGGTGCAGCGgctgcgcgggggcgcccggGTCCGAGACGAGGGCACTCAGCTCGCACatctcggcgtccgccgtgAGTATGGACGCGATACACGGTCCGCACGCGCGCAACAGCTGGCGCACGCACTCGCCGACCTCTTCGTTCAGCGCGAGCTTGAGGTCGCGACGGTGCACCGGGGCGGTGACGTTGCCGAAGTACCTGGCGGCCGCGTCAACCTGCTCGGGCGTTCTCCCAGCCGCCGAGAACTCGGCCGTGGTACTTTCTTCCCCGAACGCCTCGAGATTAGCCAGACGGAGGCGCTCATCGATGCGAGCCCGCGtctccgcgcacgtcgccaggGAGACCACACCCCTCACCACCACCGCACCGTGCTTCAGGAtaagcgcggcggcgtcctccccttcctcaacctccgacgcggagagggacGGCAGCGCCATCGGTTTTGTTTGGTTATTTCGAGAGACGGGTCTGTTGGGTTTCTTCAATAGCTGGTTTCTTCCCGGTATTACAAGGTTACATGTGagcccctccgcgcgcgccgctaACAACACACGTAGTACTTGTTCTCCCAGATGGTCTCCGTCCTGGACCACTCCCTCATCCACTCGAACGATCGCAGCGTGTacctgggcggcgggggcgagcaGCAAAACTCCCTGGCGTCCCGCATCGGCCCGCGCGAAAACGCGTACACGTTGTGGGGCACCCCCGCCAGGTAGCTGATCTTGTCCCTCGAGCTAACCTCCCACGTCGTCTGGTTGGTGACGATGAGGTACACGTGGAAGCCCAGCAGCGAACCGACGAACAGGGCGAAGATGAAGAGCGCGATGGACATGCACACCGGCCCGGCGTTGATCTCGAACAGCTCGTGGAACGTATCCGCGTACTTCCATCCGCTGTTGCTGACGTGAAACGCCCAGACGATGAGCGCGGTTTGCGCGACGAGGTACCACACGAACCGCGCGTGATTCTTCTCCCCGACGCACGTTCCCACCCAGAAGCAGTGGTGATCGAACCGGCGCACGCACCTGCCGCAGTCGTGGCAGTGCTTCGTGCGCAACCCCTGCCACGCCTTGCAGTGTTTGCAGTACTGGCCCACCGGGGGTTCGTCGttgtcggcgccgacgaaactcgacgaggtcgcgaGGTCGCTGGAGttgctcgcgccgcccggggcgcCCAACAGCCCCCCGGttccctcgtcctcgccgcgaggggagGTCGTTCGGTCGGTGGttcggtcgccgccgccgctctcgaggtccgggagctcggcgtcgtcgcccccctcgtcgtcctccgcgacatcctccgcctccgccgcgtgtcTCTCGCGCTCCCTCTTTGCCTTCACGCGTgccgcgatgcgctcgcgccTGATCCTGTCCTGCTCCCTGTAGACGTCCTCCTGGTCCTCCGGGCACCGCTCTTGCTCGCTGACGTACCCGGGGTTGGAGTTGGCGACGCAGAGGAAGGCGTAGAGGTTGAGGAGGCACGCAAAGGCGAATCCGGTCTGGtacccggcgcccccgtccgTCATGTCGTTGTCGAACTGAAACAGCAGGACGATGAACAGGACGTGGAAGAACACCCAGAATATCTTGGGTATCCAAGGCGTGGAGCCTGTGCGTGCACGGGTGGGGATGAAGCGGGTCAGTCGGGTGGGCTCCGGTTTGAATATTCCCGGTGGTCGTCGGAACGGGCGGAAAAagccgaggcgcgggggcgatctGTGGGTGGGGTCGCGCGCGTACCGTGCTTGCGACGGACTTCCTCGCGCCACCAGAAGCACCCCGCGGTCTGCGACACGAGCACGGCGGGCTCGCGGGGTCGAAACTTTCTCGGCGGGGGCATGGTCAACGGCGCACGTCGAGAAGTGACGCGACTCTCGACAGCCTGGCCGAGATACGGGCGCGATTTCGGTGTCAACATCGATCTCGCGGATTCTCGCGGGAAAGCTTCTCGCGGGTCCCAATTTTTTTGTGAACAAAGTCTCGCCAGCCAGAGTGCCAAGCGTGGCTCCTTGGTCGAGATGCGCCTCATCGATGTTGGAATATGATACAAACTTCATCAAGGTAGACTACTGGTCACGcactcggcgacgcgtgtcgtccgcggcggcggtgtcggcgacggtggcggcggtggtggtccggcgcgccgcgttgTTACAAACTCGGTCAGCtcgcctcgggctccgccTTTTCGCACGCGATGACGttcagcctcgcgcgcggcgcgatggttTTCAGGATCAGCGCCACCGTGCCCGCGTACTgcaccggcgcgccgctcATCTCCACGAGCGTCGCGGACTCGATCCGCCCccactcgccgccgttcgcgtcccccatgccggcgccgcccaccgccgccaccagcgcggcgtgcaGCGGCGACATCGTGGGATTATACGCCGCCGACTCCACAGAGCGCCCGGCGTggatgacgccgtcgtcgtccaccagcgccaaacccgcgggcgacgcgctgtACGGAGCGTACGCGGCGTTTGCCTCGGCAAGTGCGagtgccgcggcggcggcgtcgagctcatcCGTCGCTTCGGGCGTCAAACCCGGGATGAACCGTAAGCCGTTGTGCCTCTCTTCCAGCATGAGGGGCAGGGATTCGTCGTGCGTCAGGTCCAGGGGCCCGAACGAGTGCGGCAGCAGGTCGCACAGCGGTAACACGAGGTGTCTCTTGctgcgcgcgttcgtcgcgccgtcgccgggatCGGGGATGATgacgcgcatcgccgcggcgccgcgcaacTCGTTCATGAACTGCCGGCAGTGtccgcacggcgcggcggtggtggcgatcgcctcgagcgcgcgttcgccggcgcgcaTCGCGGTGACCACCGCGAACTGCTCCGCGTGTATGCTCGCGTTCAAAGGGAGCCCGGGGAGCTCCACGTTCACGCCCAGGTacaccgcgcccgaggcgcccagcgcagccgcgccgacgtggaaCTTGGACGTCGGGGGAATCGCCAGTTTCTGCGCCTCGCGCACGAACTCGGGGAGGAGGTCCTGAGGGTCCAGGCCccgctgcgccgcgagcgcgaggacgcgctcggcggaaATCACGAAGTggtccgtcgcggtggcgcgcgcgacggcctcgAGGACGAACGCGCACGGGTCCACGGGGGGGGCGAGGTCCGagaggtccgcggcggaggccctCGGTCGAGACGAGCAGCCCGATTTCGTAACCCGGGACGACCACCGGCGGTGCCtcgcgaagggcggcgacggtgtccgagcgaccgacgccatcgacatCGGAGATGGACGTCCACGTGCCGCCTTCGCGGGAACTCCAcccgaaccgccgcgcgcgcggcagcgTCGAATGCGCGCCTTCGCGATGGGGCATCTTATCTTTTTTTTTTTGCATCTCGTCACATTTACTTACTTCCGACTTTACTTCCACGCGGCGGAGTTAC
This DNA window, taken from Micromonas commoda chromosome 2, complete sequence, encodes the following:
- a CDS encoding predicted protein, encoding MSYPLHHLEDTPNWEVGLRVHEAENRWLIREFDAVLRAYGHYARSLSPTGPFAGGAFGGDGAGVVDGIGGMLGGVLAGMESLATGVAAEDSEDSDEPRAPRGFNQPSEAAFAAALERVGTVAASEDDEMAAPMAAAVGAPLLGPIADALRAVGTCRESLGRRVRDVSLNPLRQFIDEDLREVSQLRDHYDHKKAACERAREHYLSRTTELARGKAQDELTAAKENLEAARARLALAACNVEGRRRYVLLESARETMQALHRFFADAALVTASLEGNLREIEEYAMASRAQAEMRMLQASRRMEATFGVTDRAEASASPSGDSPGGDSPGGDSPGADDDEMEVSSSSSSHQFSRKIADGWEKDAPKGAWGPRAWKPKNEREVASSAGVSPSPSAQNLRAGMSQGRSADVVIRKSLLEGATDGGRLGSRAIRRGFLMQRNANHRFSGWTRRYFVLDSLGQLVAHTPIEPRWKRPGGKKNESGADEGGDDGAGEGGHHGLVGTAVKGIAGGIGAVWHAVRQNAAPEPETSNAQSPAEAVVNLRLSCVKPGADEGDKSVAGRPHCFRIISPSHTLLMQAESEEEMNAWLRDLQGVIAELISMNTPGDTPQNTPGGRRGGDADNGEPGTSAGSSSATGIDARTELASVAGNDRCADCGEPHPDWASLNLCVVICQRCAGIHRHLGAHVSKVRSLALDRDAWTSPVLELFKSVGNDVANGVYEAARRRVSKKKTTEKKKDGDEDEEDDDDDAWLESGSESGDVTSSFPPPVAAGCDAVEDALDAIRAKYVDRAHVDREEPLHEPGCMATSAGALDVPAVLRGLACVGPGANAEKGEALVAAARRGEAGAAVVGLLLANGARVDGGGEGVAEGEVLPVVLAALKAGCDIEGPVMGLLRNAAGVQGTLFNVPPSW
- a CDS encoding predicted protein, which gives rise to MPAIWRPNVGRVLLDVDVQVGVTEDASSKGTKRKRAPPTKGPCEHGVKYRSNCKVCSACPHGKKRSVCKECGGSQICEHGRRRSLCKACGGGSICEHGRRRDRCKECGGASICVHSRVRSYCKECGGSSICQHGRQRSECKECGGGSICEHGRRRSECKECGGSQICEHGRRRSRCKDCGGSGICEHGRERSRCKQCGGGSICEHGRQRSRCKECGGSQICEHGRRRSRCKDCGGSGICEHGRERSRCKQCGGGSICEHGRQRSRCKECGGSQICEHGRRRDRCKECGGSQICEHGRRRSTCKECRAAN
- a CDS encoding predicted protein codes for the protein MRGSTRAASTPVMARAPLVASRRRASTFASASRRGCRVTPSANATSLGLDLEAPGWSGGYGTGGKVWSSAAVLTRWLGANAPALGLEGASVLELGSGTGAVGLAAAAMGATRVVLTDGGSESLLKLAKDNAARNRAPGGAIDPSCDIRVARYRWGDGKLPAAVADAAPFDLVVGSDCTYSVGGHGPLCDVIREVLTAAADDAARVVLGHQHRCGAAMLAGRGSAGWGVDPHLDMFAKTAAAKGLVVEEVHRESLAWHGLRNVSIVSVELKKQLAPSKTNATGDVGNAGTNGAVAAAAALAVTLSSLALPAAARQYSDYDPKQFDEFLPGINSVELSLAQPNVCSKDAFKAMDRARDMYEIGQLDEAEKALSSVLNGTCGGPNPTDADKVATAATWKLLGDVRVDAYRWNDAIDAYNSSLKVSPAGTSAPGALFGRANAKEGLKDYAGAVEDYGKCLELRPNGPDAATPRFERAQALKQLGRWEEAIGDYDAAADAFTANRQKREAKIAEAQAAFAKFESGDVPSATARLETLARQLYSSDVRAALAATYWRAGDAAKAEDTWLDLCQIEDAQCGKYTDKEWLTSYRKWTPGLADAMQDFLKLRS
- a CDS encoding predicted protein translates to MLPLFDFAGELETEPFVFEDEIKSNESLSLEALRTVSTARRDMRSTRGEIRDPAKASERTRACEAYVPLIESLCSKKDNLQISNRSGGLKFKWSSPLEGGDVMYKLKGLDRALEQERGMAWMLLAARIRDEAALAVDQCPRAPVGPERHDDDDAEATGRRHGGGVETPIGDKGAKRQGGEPDTHTPRSPGPVLGDAAPAVATTLRRAAGVYKHASTQVLPSLVPELDAERPNELLPSMAECMYCVCLAEAQAATARRAEERGTNGDLVAKLHLGAHDLYKRADAILNENIRDFNRISRKLQAYILLGASVHRARAYRCAAEEAFAASDIGEAIACCDAANKHLARGRDAAGESDRWQAAALEESEALMNLRKKYVTENEVVYFERVPDRPAKKLPEGKVIVSEIEHVPVVVEALGVE
- a CDS encoding predicted protein, translating into MALPSLSASEVEEGEDAAALILKHGAVVVRGVVSLATCAETRARIDERLRLANLEAFGEESTTAEFSAAGRTPEQVDAAARYFGNVTAPVHRRDLKLALNEEVGECVRQLLRACGPCIASILTADAEMCELSALVSDPGAPAQPLHPDTQTSGTRAHCGLITAFVATQDVTPEMGPTEVCARSNVAEAHRALSNGGGGGGDSPGGDSPGGGEAGKLRALTAAGFPAPVPALLRAGDVLLMDSRVIHRGGANDGAKRRTLLVCTFQVPNNPAPGSTYSLLDEYAGRFRLGGFERWKDPAAATAY
- a CDS encoding predicted protein; protein product: MPPPRKFRPREPAVLVSQTAGCFWWREEVRRKHGSTPWIPKIFWVFFHVLFIVLLFQFDNDMTDGGAGYQTGFAFACLLNLYAFLCVANSNPGYVSEQERCPEDQEDVYREQDRIRRERIAARVKAKRERERHAAEAEDVAEDDEGGDDAELPDLESGGGDRTTDRTTSPRGEDEGTGGLLGAPGGASNSSDLATSSSFVGADNDEPPVGQYCKHCKAWQGLRTKHCHDCGRCVRRFDHHCFWVGTCVGEKNHARFVWYLVAQTALIVWAFHVSNSGWKYADTFHELFEINAGPVCMSIALFIFALFVGSLLGFHVYLIVTNQTTWEVSSRDKISYLAGVPHNVYAFSRGPMRDAREFCCSPPPPRYTLRSFEWMREWSRTETIWENKYYVCC
- a CDS encoding predicted protein translates to MSMASVARTPSPPFARHRRWSSRVTKSGCSSRPRASAADLSDLAPPVDPCAFVLEAVARATATDHFVISAERVLALAAQRGLDPQDLLPEFVREAQKLAIPPTSKFHVGAAALGASGAVYLGVNVELPGLPLNASIHAEQFAVVTAMRAGERALEAIATTAAAMRVIIPDPGDGATNARSKRHLVLPLCDLLPHSFGPLDLTHDESLPLMLEERHNGLRFIPGLTPEATDELDAAAAALALAEANAAYAPYSASPAGLALVDDDGVIHAGRSVESAAYNPTMSPLHAALVAAVGGAGMGDANGGEWGRIESATLVEMSGAPVQYAGTVALILKTIAPRARLNVIACEKAEPEAS